The region GCGGGATGGTGACGGTTTCTAAGACGTTGCCCATAGCTTCGTAGACGCGCGTGATGTTTCCGCTTTCGATGGCGCGTATCATGCGGTCGGCGGTAGGATGCGTTTCGACGTTTTCTGCACGGTATCCACCGTATGCCGCGGCTGTCGATACGCCGAGGGGCGGTTTGACGAGGACGAGCGGGTACGCGCCGAGGGACGGTACGCGCGCAAGGACTTCTCCGCGCCCTTTGGCGAGCATGGTTCCGCCGATCATGCAGAACGGTACGTCGGAGCCGAGGCGTGCGCCGAGGGCGGTGAGCTTGTCGATGTCAAGGCCGAGTTTCCAGAGCTCATTGAGGCCGAGGAGGACGGCGG is a window of Selenomonadales bacterium DNA encoding:
- a CDS encoding 4-(cytidine 5'-diphospho)-2-C-methyl-D-erythritol kinase, producing the protein MITKYAKAKVNLTLDILGKRDDGYHEVEMIMQSIDLADIVTLEDAEDIIVETDLAELADDRTNLAYRAAELLRDTYGEGRGAHIRIEKKIPLAAGLAGGSSDAAAVLLGLNELWKLGLDIDKLTALGARLGSDVPFCMIGGTMLAKGRGEVLARVPSLGAYPLVLVKPPLGVSTAAAYGGYRAENVETHPTADRMIRAIESGNITRVYEAMGNVLETVTIP